From Micromonospora rhizosphaerae, the proteins below share one genomic window:
- a CDS encoding UPF0158 family protein encodes MLDLSRLDLEEIATALEDQTDYEHRWLINPQTGEIVFWTTDGGIDGHTPIDLDDLDLVGIDPLPSYVWYQDMADFAERISDAAAGRRLGRAIQGKGAFRRFKNELHEEYPHLLPAWYAFRDVRARRRAVEWLVDNSLVDDETGQRFVAEHPDPDLP; translated from the coding sequence ATGCTTGACCTGAGCAGGCTAGACCTGGAGGAGATCGCCACCGCGCTCGAAGATCAGACCGACTACGAGCACCGATGGCTGATCAACCCGCAGACCGGCGAGATCGTGTTCTGGACGACGGACGGCGGCATCGACGGACACACGCCCATCGACCTTGACGACCTCGACCTGGTCGGTATTGATCCGCTGCCGTCCTACGTCTGGTACCAAGACATGGCCGACTTCGCCGAGAGGATCAGTGACGCGGCGGCCGGCCGCAGACTTGGGCGAGCGATCCAGGGCAAGGGCGCCTTCCGCCGGTTCAAGAACGAGTTGCACGAGGAGTATCCGCACCTACTGCCAGCGTGGTACGCCTTCCGCGACGTGCGCGCAAGGCGGCGGGCGGTTGAATGGCTGGTCGACAACTCGCTGGTCGACGACGAAACGGGCCAGCGTTTCGTGGCCGAGCACCCAGATCCCGACCTTCCCTGA
- a CDS encoding DUF2089 domain-containing protein, which yields MTERAMDWQELTNLTRGQPFVVERVRLASGVAIEGEFEPPQLGQLSLEDQVFVTAFVRCHGSIKEMERIFGVSYPTIKSRLNRITQMLDFVETDPAPSRADIIDRLRRGEINAQQALRELEGRT from the coding sequence ATGACAGAGCGGGCGATGGACTGGCAAGAACTTACGAACCTGACCCGGGGCCAGCCGTTCGTCGTCGAGCGGGTGCGCTTGGCCAGCGGCGTGGCGATCGAGGGGGAGTTCGAGCCCCCGCAACTGGGTCAGCTCAGCCTTGAAGACCAGGTGTTCGTCACGGCGTTCGTCCGGTGCCACGGTTCCATCAAGGAGATGGAGCGGATCTTCGGGGTGAGCTACCCGACGATCAAGTCGCGACTCAACCGGATCACCCAGATGCTCGACTTCGTCGAGACCGATCCGGCGCCGTCGCGGGCCGACATCATCGACCGGCTGCGCCGCGGCGAGATCAACGCCCAGCAGGCATTGCGCGAGTTGGAGGGTCGCACATGA
- a CDS encoding SHOCT-like domain-containing protein, with amino-acid sequence MNEQRKEILQMLAEGKITTEEADQLIAALERDQPVPVASGSDVRPKGKPKYLRVMVDANDDGIPSRVNVRVPLQLLRAGVRLAALIPAQALGEANAELTRSGLPFDLTQLKPEQLEALVEHLDDMTVEVDQPDTKVRVFCE; translated from the coding sequence GTGAACGAACAGCGCAAAGAGATCCTGCAGATGCTCGCCGAAGGGAAGATCACTACGGAAGAGGCGGACCAGCTCATCGCCGCTCTCGAACGCGACCAGCCGGTACCGGTGGCCTCGGGCTCGGACGTACGGCCGAAGGGAAAGCCGAAGTATCTGCGGGTGATGGTGGACGCGAACGACGACGGCATTCCGAGCCGGGTCAACGTCCGGGTGCCGCTGCAACTGCTCCGGGCCGGTGTGCGGCTCGCCGCGTTGATTCCGGCGCAGGCGCTCGGCGAGGCCAACGCGGAGCTCACCAGGTCGGGCCTGCCGTTCGACCTGACCCAACTCAAGCCCGAGCAGCTCGAGGCGCTCGTCGAGCACCTGGACGACATGACGGTCGAGGTCGACCAGCCCGACACCAAGGTCCGCGTCTTCTGCGAGTAG
- a CDS encoding zinc ribbon domain-containing protein has protein sequence MLHVGDPRGVLDLPAGRRHNLRLRQWQIGRLVQVLTDKATLAGITVRLVDERGTSSTCPTCRRRVPKPRGRTLSCPHCEFSGHRDLVAAASIATRTPGGGPTTPTAVVLPQVVTHRRADRHLPGAGRSRRDPRRPPRAARGSVGPRRPTPPPGGESLAPTARIHNRHRKPGER, from the coding sequence GTGCTGCACGTCGGCGACCCCCGCGGCGTGCTGGACCTGCCAGCGGGACGGCGACACAACCTGCGGCTGCGGCAGTGGCAGATCGGCCGACTCGTGCAGGTCCTCACCGACAAGGCCACCCTGGCCGGCATCACCGTCCGGCTGGTCGACGAACGCGGCACCTCCTCCACCTGCCCCACCTGCCGTAGGCGGGTGCCGAAACCCCGCGGCCGGACCCTGTCCTGCCCCCACTGCGAATTCTCCGGGCACCGCGACCTCGTCGCGGCCGCCAGCATCGCCACCCGCACCCCGGGCGGCGGACCCACCACCCCGACAGCCGTCGTGCTGCCGCAGGTGGTCACGCACCGTCGAGCCGACCGACACCTCCCCGGTGCCGGCCGATCCCGACGTGACCCCCGCCGCCCACCAAGGGCGGCGCGAGGATCAGTTGGCCCGCGGAGGCCCACCCCACCACCCGGCGGGGAGTCGCTCGCCCCCACGGCGAGGATCCACAACAGGCACCGGAAACCCGGTGAACGCTAG
- a CDS encoding GNAT family N-acetyltransferase: MNDLPRTGFSVKPTLVGQKVLLRPFLLDEDAPALRSILQDPEVGRLTGSDHGPADPEPWDEAAEERMRAWYGSRHEQPDRLDLAVVDRVTGACVGETVLNQWDSGNHSCNFRIALAEAGQDRGLGTEAVRLIVGYGFERLGLHRISLGVFAFNPRARRAYEKAGFVVEGVRRDALLYDGAWVDDIVMSILAPEWERHHGHPEAAE; this comes from the coding sequence GTGAATGATCTTCCGCGAACGGGCTTCTCCGTCAAGCCCACGCTCGTCGGTCAGAAGGTGCTCCTGCGCCCGTTCCTCCTGGACGAAGACGCTCCCGCTCTTCGCTCGATCCTGCAGGATCCGGAGGTGGGTCGCCTGACCGGCAGTGACCACGGACCGGCAGATCCTGAGCCCTGGGACGAGGCCGCCGAGGAGCGGATGCGCGCGTGGTATGGCTCCCGTCACGAACAGCCGGACCGACTGGACCTGGCGGTGGTCGATCGGGTGACCGGCGCCTGTGTGGGCGAGACGGTGCTCAACCAGTGGGACAGCGGCAACCACAGCTGTAACTTCCGGATCGCGCTGGCTGAGGCGGGCCAGGACCGCGGGCTTGGCACCGAAGCGGTGAGGTTGATCGTCGGCTACGGCTTCGAGCGGCTCGGCTTGCACCGGATCTCGCTGGGGGTGTTCGCCTTTAACCCGCGGGCCCGCCGTGCTTATGAGAAGGCGGGATTTGTCGTGGAGGGCGTGCGGCGCGACGCGCTGCTGTATGACGGTGCCTGGGTGGACGACATCGTGATGTCGATCCTCGCTCCCGAGTGGGAGCGTCACCACGGCCATCCGGAAGCCGCCGAATGA
- a CDS encoding insulinase family protein: MIRQFEIDGVPTLLAPTGGPMHAGLVFRVGTADETLARAGVTHLLEHLALAPLGLADYHYNGATGAVFTYFHTQGSEQDIAAFLTAVCHHLHQPPMPRLEMEKEILRTEWSSRTPGAMDGVPLWRYGARDHGLTSYPEFGLPMLGPDDLRTWAARYFTRENAVLWIAGDRVPAGLRLPLPGGYRQPVPAASSALPQTPAYFVSGSRCVALDAVIRRRTAASVFAGVLERELFRSLRQEGGFSYTVTAGYEPRGDGYSNLRALADALPDKQDAVLGGFVDVLAKLAVGRIEQADLDAHTSKVADSLGVAEVHAAMLPTHAFNLLTGYPNLSVDEYRAELKAVTLADLHEVAQEVMGSALLMVPEGSSADWAGFVEAPGCSTHAVDGTAYRSKEGDVELRVGADGVSYVAPDGLLTVRYAECAAMLAWPDGARQLTGHDAISIRIEPTLFDLHPAAIQFLDSQIGPERRVDMPARPPEHIPQPAPPSAPTPAASAGAADSPAINWSAKGTVITTAVLAVLIGGLALLCTLGAALDDVDDPAGVSILIAVTWVLAVILALPFVRSLRRRR; encoded by the coding sequence ATGATCCGGCAGTTCGAGATCGACGGTGTTCCCACGCTGCTCGCCCCGACCGGCGGGCCGATGCACGCGGGGCTGGTCTTCCGGGTCGGCACCGCCGACGAGACGCTGGCCCGGGCCGGCGTCACCCACCTGCTGGAGCATCTGGCCCTGGCGCCCCTCGGCCTGGCGGACTACCACTACAACGGCGCCACCGGCGCGGTGTTCACCTACTTCCACACCCAGGGCTCCGAACAGGACATCGCGGCGTTCCTCACCGCGGTCTGCCACCACCTGCACCAGCCGCCCATGCCGCGGCTGGAGATGGAGAAGGAGATCCTCCGGACGGAGTGGAGCAGCCGTACGCCCGGCGCGATGGACGGCGTGCCGCTGTGGCGGTACGGGGCCCGCGACCACGGGCTGACCAGCTACCCGGAGTTCGGGCTGCCGATGCTCGGCCCCGACGACCTGCGGACGTGGGCGGCCAGGTACTTCACCCGGGAGAACGCGGTGCTCTGGATCGCCGGCGACCGGGTGCCGGCGGGACTCCGGCTGCCGCTGCCCGGCGGGTACCGGCAGCCGGTCCCGGCCGCCTCCTCCGCGCTGCCGCAGACCCCGGCGTACTTCGTGAGCGGGAGCAGGTGCGTCGCGCTCGACGCGGTGATCCGCCGGCGTACCGCCGCCAGCGTCTTCGCCGGGGTGCTGGAACGGGAGCTGTTCCGCTCGCTGCGGCAGGAGGGCGGCTTCTCCTACACCGTCACGGCCGGGTACGAGCCCCGCGGCGACGGGTACAGCAACCTGCGGGCCCTCGCCGACGCGCTGCCCGACAAGCAGGACGCCGTGCTCGGCGGGTTCGTCGACGTGCTGGCCAAACTGGCGGTGGGGCGGATCGAGCAGGCCGACCTCGACGCACACACCAGCAAGGTCGCCGACTCGCTCGGCGTCGCCGAGGTGCACGCCGCCATGCTGCCGACGCACGCGTTCAACCTGCTGACCGGCTACCCGAACCTGTCGGTGGACGAGTACCGCGCCGAGCTCAAGGCAGTCACCCTCGCCGACCTGCACGAGGTGGCCCAGGAGGTGATGGGCTCGGCCCTGCTGATGGTGCCCGAGGGCAGCAGCGCGGACTGGGCGGGCTTCGTCGAGGCGCCCGGCTGCTCGACCCACGCCGTCGACGGCACCGCGTACCGGTCGAAGGAGGGCGACGTCGAGTTGCGGGTCGGCGCGGACGGCGTCAGCTACGTCGCCCCGGACGGCCTGCTCACCGTCCGGTACGCCGAGTGCGCGGCCATGCTGGCCTGGCCGGACGGGGCCCGCCAGCTCACCGGCCACGACGCCATCTCGATCCGGATCGAGCCCACCCTGTTCGACCTGCATCCGGCGGCGATCCAGTTCCTGGACAGCCAGATCGGGCCCGAGCGACGGGTGGACATGCCGGCGCGCCCGCCGGAGCACATCCCGCAGCCCGCCCCGCCGTCGGCGCCAACGCCGGCCGCGTCGGCCGGCGCCGCCGACTCGCCCGCGATCAACTGGTCGGCCAAGGGCACGGTGATCACCACGGCCGTCCTGGCCGTCCTGATCGGCGGGCTGGCGCTGCTCTGCACGCTCGGCGCCGCCCTCGACGACGTGGACGACCCGGCCGGCGTGTCGATCCTCATCGCCGTCACCTGGGTGCTCGCTGTTATCCTCGCGTTGCCCTTCGTGCGCTCCCTGCGCCGGAGGCGGTGA